One segment of Acidobacteriota bacterium DNA contains the following:
- a CDS encoding sigma-70 family RNA polymerase sigma factor, with amino-acid sequence MELSPQNTPNQNITKLLVDWRNGDQEALNQLMPLVYEELRRMANYYMRNERQGHTLQTSALVNEAYLRLVDHENIQWQNRSHFFGLAAQAMRRILVDHARSRNYQKRGGGAEQVSLDEAATLAEDRAAELIALDEALQELAKFDQRKSRIVEMRYFGGLSGEEVAEALGVSTATVSRDWETAKAWLLRELSRKEFMEKTK; translated from the coding sequence ATGGAACTATCTCCTCAAAACACTCCAAATCAAAACATCACCAAACTGTTGGTGGATTGGCGCAACGGCGACCAGGAAGCGTTGAATCAGTTAATGCCGCTCGTGTACGAAGAGTTGCGACGGATGGCCAATTACTACATGCGCAATGAACGCCAAGGGCACACGTTGCAAACTTCGGCGCTGGTCAATGAAGCCTATTTGCGGTTGGTGGATCACGAAAACATCCAATGGCAAAACCGTTCACACTTTTTCGGGCTGGCGGCGCAAGCCATGCGCCGCATTCTGGTGGATCACGCCCGCAGCCGAAATTATCAAAAGCGCGGCGGCGGAGCCGAGCAGGTTTCGCTGGATGAAGCGGCGACGCTGGCCGAAGATCGCGCAGCAGAGTTGATCGCGCTGGATGAAGCCTTGCAGGAACTGGCCAAGTTCGATCAGCGAAAAAGTCGAATCGTCGAAATGCGGTATTTCGGCGGGTTGAGCGGAGAAGAGGTTGCTGAAGCCTTGGGGGTTTCCACCGCCACCGTTTCGCGCGACTGGGAAACAGCCAAAGCCTGGTTGTTGCGCGAACTCAGCCGAAAAGAATTCATGGAAAAAACCAAATGA